Proteins encoded by one window of Dioscorea cayenensis subsp. rotundata cultivar TDr96_F1 chromosome 6, TDr96_F1_v2_PseudoChromosome.rev07_lg8_w22 25.fasta, whole genome shotgun sequence:
- the LOC120263791 gene encoding LOW QUALITY PROTEIN: serine/threonine-protein kinase SAPK2-like (The sequence of the model RefSeq protein was modified relative to this genomic sequence to represent the inferred CDS: deleted 1 base in 1 codon), protein MERFEVLKDIGSGNFGVAKLVKDVWTKELFAVKFIERGQKIDEHVQREIMNHRSLKHPNIIRFKEVLLTPTHLAIVMEYAAGGELFERICNAGRFSEDEARFFFQQLISGVSYCHSMQICHRDLKLENTLLDGSIAPRLKICDFGYSKSAVLHSQPKSTVGTPAYIAPEVLSRKEYDGKIADVWSCGVTLYVMLVGSYPFEDPDDPRNFRKTIGRILSVHYSIPDYVRVSMDCRHLLTRIFVASPETRITIPEIKNHPWFLKNLPVELTDGYQHNLHNDTNPLFQSVEDIMVILHEARKPAEGPKLGGGHFVGGSTDIDDMDADFDLDDLEASEDFVCAL, encoded by the exons aTGGAGAGATTTGAGGTCTTGAAGGATATTGGGTCTGGCAACTTTGGTGTTGCCAAGTTGGTCAAGGATGTTTGGACCAAAGAGCTCTTTGCTGTCAAGTTCATTGAGAGAGGCCAAAAg ATTGATGAACATGTGCAGAGAGAGATCATGAATCATCGATCATTGAAACATCCAAATATTATCAGATTTAAAGAG GTCCTGTTAACACCTACACATCTAGCAATCGTAATGGAATACGCCGCCGGTGGGGAACTTTTTGAGAGGATATGCAATGCAGGGAGATTCAGCGAAGACGAG GCGAGGTTCTTCTTTCAACAGCTGATATCAGGAGTGAGTTACTGTCATTCAATG cAAATATGTCACCGGGACCTTAAATTAGAGAACACTCTCTTAGACGGGAGCATTGCTCCTCGACTCAAAATATGTGATTTCGGTTATTCCAAG TCCGCTGTGTTGCATTCTCAACCGAAATCCACGGTAGGCACACCTGCTTACATTGCACCTGAGGTTCTATCGAGAAAGGAGTACGACGGGAAG ATTGCTGATGTTTGGTCCTGCGGAGTAACATTATATGTAATGCTCGTCGGATCGTATCCGTTTGAAGACCCGGACGATCCAAGAAATTTCAGAAAAACAATTGGG AGAATACTTAGTGTCCACTACTCAATTCCCGACTATGTTCGAGTCTCAATGGATTGCAGACATCTTCTTACCCGTATTTTCGTTGCAAGTCCTGAAACG CGAATTACTATTCCGGAGATCAAAAACCACCCTTGGTTTTTAAAGAATCTGCCTGTCGAATTAACCGATGGATATCAACATAATTTGCACAACGACACGAACCCTCTTTTCCAAAGCGTCGAAGACATAATGGTGATACTACATGAGGCTCGGAAA CCTGCTGAGGGTCCAAAGCTTGGCGGAGGTCATTTTGTCGGCGGCAGCACTGACATCGATGACATGGACGCCGATTTCGACTTGGATGATCTCGAGGCAAGTGAGGACTTTGTGTGTGCACTCTAA